The genome window TCTGAAAATAATATGGAAGCAGCGCGTAGCGAAAAAGTACATTTAGCCGTCCCCACGCTCAGGACTCTCGATGCGGCTTTCGCGGATCAAGAAGCGGCGGATCCTCCGATTTTTGGCCATTATGGGCCCGGGGATCATCACCGCCAGCGTCGATCAGGACGCGGGGGGGATTACAACTTATTCCCTCGCCGGCGCCCAGTTCGGCTATGGTCTGCTCTGGTCGTTATTCTTCATCGCCATCGCGCTTGCTATTGTCCAGGAGATGGGCTCGCGAATGGGGGTCGTCAGCGGCAAGGGCCTTGCCGAATTGATTCGCGAGCGGTTTGGGGTTCGAATCACATTCGGCGTGATGCTGGTTCTGGTGCTGGCGAACCTGGCCAACACCGTCTCCGAGTTTGCCGGCATCGCCGCAAGCCTGGAGCTCTTTGGCATCAGCCGCTATGTCACGGTGCCGCTCGCTGCGTTCCTGGTGAGCTGGCTGGTGGTCAAGGGGACGTACCGTCTGGTCGAGCGGATCTTCCTTGGCGCCAGCCTCTTTTACGCCGTCTATCTGGTGTCGGCCTTTCTGGCCGGTCCGACGTGGCCCACCGTCTTACGCCAGACGATCAGGCCCAACTTCCATATCGAGCGCGACTATCTCACGATGCTCATCACCCTGGTGGGGACCACAATCGCGCCCTGGATGCAGTTCTATATCCAGGCGTCGATTGTCGATAAAGGTGTTCGGCGCCAGGCGTACGGCTACGTCAAGCTCGATGTCTGGATCGGCAGCCTCGTGGCATCGGCTGTGGCGTTTTTCATTATCGTGGCGTGCGGGGCCACCCTGAATACGCACGGGGTTCGGATCGAGACGGCCGAACAAGCCGCCATGGCGATCGAACCGTTCGCAGGCCAGTACGCGACGCTCCTCTTTGCCCTCGGCCTGTTTAACGCCTCCCTCTTTTCCGCAGCCATCGTCCCCCTCTCTACGGCATATGCAGTCTGTGAGGGGCTGGGCTGGGACACGGGCATCAATCG of Candidatus Methylomirabilis lanthanidiphila contains these proteins:
- a CDS encoding Natural resistance-associated macrophage protein yields the protein MRLSRIKKRRILRFLAIMGPGIITASVDQDAGGITTYSLAGAQFGYGLLWSLFFIAIALAIVQEMGSRMGVVSGKGLAELIRERFGVRITFGVMLVLVLANLANTVSEFAGIAASLELFGISRYVTVPLAAFLVSWLVVKGTYRLVERIFLGASLFYAVYLVSAFLAGPTWPTVLRQTIRPNFHIERDYLTMLITLVGTTIAPWMQFYIQASIVDKGVRRQAYGYVKLDVWIGSLVASAVAFFIIVACGATLNTHGVRIETAEQAAMAIEPFAGQYATLLFALGLFNASLFSAAIVPLSTAYAVCEGLGWDTGINRSFREAPGFFSIYLSMVGAGALLILWPRAPLITIMYLSQTLNGILLPAVLVFMLLLVNDPAIMGTQVNSPTYNLIAWGTAFLMVVLTLLLLVTSIV